One region of Chryseobacterium muglaense genomic DNA includes:
- a CDS encoding RsmD family RNA methyltransferase — MYRIISGKWKAKKIVAPKNFDVRPTTDFAKEALFSILENTYDMQSISVLDLFAGIGSITFEFGSRGCQDITSVEMNPKHTSFINSTASELGMSLQVSTQRGDVFDWLKKFRNNKSYEIVFADAPFETEEKKYQELLSLVLNNKYLKPNGILIVEHQSKLKLDHPNYKFTRKYGNVSFSFYEPNQEIEAETNDISE; from the coding sequence ATGTACAGAATAATTTCCGGTAAATGGAAAGCAAAAAAAATAGTCGCTCCCAAAAATTTTGATGTAAGACCAACGACCGATTTTGCTAAAGAAGCACTTTTTAGTATTTTGGAAAATACTTACGACATGCAGTCGATTTCCGTTCTTGATCTTTTCGCAGGAATTGGCTCTATTACTTTTGAATTTGGATCAAGAGGTTGCCAAGATATAACTTCAGTAGAAATGAACCCAAAACATACTTCTTTTATCAACTCAACAGCATCAGAATTAGGTATGAGTTTGCAGGTAAGTACGCAACGTGGTGATGTTTTTGACTGGCTAAAAAAGTTTAGAAATAATAAATCTTACGAAATCGTTTTTGCGGATGCTCCGTTTGAAACAGAAGAAAAAAAATATCAGGAATTACTTTCTTTAGTTTTAAACAACAAATATCTGAAACCCAACGGAATTCTAATTGTAGAACATCAAAGTAAACTAAAACTTGATCATCCAAATTATAAATTTACCAGAAAATACGGAAATGTAAGCTTCAGCTTTTATGAACCTAATCAGGAAATTGAAGCTGAAACCAACGATATTTCAGAATAA
- the murI gene encoding glutamate racemase — translation MKTKKQNYSHLSPKQPIGIFDSGVGGLTVAKEIKRLLPNEDLIYFGDTKHLPYGEKSKEAIIEYSTKISNFLLEQNCKAIVIACNTATANALKEVMLSVAGKVPVIDVINPVAEKVAYELHNNVGVIATKATVNSGLYKKSIRKHNKFIKVDELATPLLVPAIEEGFKNHPITHSIIYNYLSNAKLKNIETLILGCTHYPLLIDEIKQYYGNRVRVIDSPNIVANHLTIILDKYHLLNDNNPKPNYKFYLSDITKNFEKISKKFFGKTIDLELKVL, via the coding sequence TTGAAAACTAAAAAACAAAACTATTCGCATCTTTCGCCAAAGCAACCTATCGGAATTTTTGATAGCGGAGTGGGAGGTTTAACGGTTGCCAAAGAAATAAAAAGACTTCTTCCTAATGAAGATCTTATTTATTTTGGAGACACAAAGCATCTTCCTTATGGTGAAAAATCGAAAGAAGCGATTATAGAATATTCTACGAAAATTTCTAATTTCCTTTTAGAGCAAAACTGCAAAGCGATTGTAATTGCCTGTAACACGGCTACAGCAAATGCTTTGAAGGAAGTAATGTTATCGGTTGCTGGGAAAGTTCCCGTAATTGACGTTATCAATCCTGTTGCTGAAAAAGTGGCGTACGAACTTCATAATAATGTAGGGGTTATAGCAACGAAAGCAACGGTGAATTCTGGTTTGTACAAGAAAAGCATCCGTAAGCACAACAAGTTTATTAAAGTTGATGAATTGGCGACTCCGCTTTTGGTTCCTGCGATTGAAGAAGGTTTTAAAAATCATCCGATCACACATTCTATTATTTACAATTATCTGAGTAATGCCAAATTGAAAAATATCGAAACACTGATTTTAGGTTGTACCCATTATCCTCTTTTGATTGACGAAATCAAACAATATTACGGAAACCGCGTTCGTGTCATAGATTCACCGAATATTGTAGCGAATCATTTGACAATTATTCTAGATAAATATCATCTTTTGAATGATAATAATCCGAAGCCTAATTACAAATTTTATCTTTCGGATATTACCAAAAATTTCGAAAAGATCTCAAAGAAATTCTTTGGCAAGACCATCGATTTAGAATTGAAAGTATTATAA
- the hemW gene encoding radical SAM family heme chaperone HemW codes for MIYIHIPFCKQKCSYCNFHFSTSLNFKDEMLDAMKKEIFLRKDELQNKNLQSLYFGGGTPSVLSADEIKSLIDEVLKHFSFNNDIEITLEANPDDLNSQFLKGLSDSSVNRLSIGTQSFFDEDLKLMNRAHNASEAEGSIKRAQDFGFENLSIDLIYGSPTSNLEIWKENLNKTIALEIPHISSYALTVEPKTALENWVSKGKVANPKEEEQNREFYYMIDFLKDHGFDHYEVSNFATEGFYSRHNSAYWKYQEYLGIGPSAHSYNGNDVRSWNVANNQQYIKKLNSNLLAKETEILSQNDQFNEMIMIGLRTIWGVDLESLNQKFTANILDKFNKEIQHKIEEGILKIENNHLKIPEKHWFMADGIASDLFIV; via the coding sequence ATGATTTACATTCACATCCCTTTCTGCAAACAGAAATGCAGCTATTGCAATTTTCATTTTTCCACTTCTTTGAATTTTAAAGATGAAATGCTGGATGCGATGAAAAAAGAGATTTTTCTTAGAAAAGACGAACTTCAGAATAAAAATTTGCAATCACTCTACTTTGGCGGAGGAACGCCTTCTGTGCTTTCTGCGGATGAAATTAAATCTTTAATTGATGAGGTTTTAAAACATTTCAGTTTTAATAATGATATTGAAATTACTTTAGAAGCCAATCCCGATGATCTGAATTCTCAATTTTTAAAAGGATTATCAGATTCTTCGGTCAATCGTTTGTCAATCGGAACACAAAGTTTCTTTGATGAAGATTTGAAATTAATGAATCGTGCACATAACGCATCCGAAGCAGAAGGTTCTATTAAAAGAGCCCAGGATTTTGGGTTTGAAAATTTGAGTATCGATTTAATTTACGGTTCGCCAACTTCCAATCTGGAAATCTGGAAGGAAAATTTAAACAAAACCATTGCACTTGAAATTCCACATATTTCATCTTATGCTTTAACGGTTGAGCCGAAAACTGCTTTAGAAAACTGGGTTTCGAAAGGAAAGGTTGCTAACCCCAAAGAAGAAGAGCAAAACCGTGAGTTTTATTATATGATTGATTTTCTGAAAGACCATGGTTTTGATCATTATGAAGTTTCCAATTTTGCCACAGAAGGATTTTATTCAAGACACAATTCTGCGTATTGGAAATATCAGGAATATTTGGGCATTGGTCCTTCTGCACATTCTTACAACGGAAACGATGTACGAAGCTGGAATGTTGCCAACAATCAGCAATACATTAAGAAATTAAATTCAAATCTTTTAGCCAAAGAAACCGAAATTCTTTCGCAAAATGATCAGTTCAATGAAATGATTATGATTGGTTTAAGAACGATTTGGGGAGTAGATTTAGAGAGTTTAAACCAAAAGTTTACTGCAAATATTTTAGATAAATTTAATAAAGAAATTCAGCATAAAATAGAAGAAGGTATTTTAAAAATAGAAAATAATCACCTTAAAATTCCTGAAAAACATTGGTTTATGGCAGACGGAATTGCTTCAGATTTATTTATTGTCTAG
- a CDS encoding PorP/SprF family type IX secretion system membrane protein — protein MRKLYAIVCLALLSNAYKAQESLPYYQQYLLDGEFLFNPAQYGKTDYVQLNLNYQQQFSKFSESPNVQSVGINANIFDRVGAGLSVFRDSNGPISAGGITAGASYFIPLSSEGERKDQFSFGTSVNFYNMNFDYSKINTEDGYDPLLQGNESNIFMAYANFGLAATYRGIFGGVSVNDIALSNDESIVNNYEPSPIKFFLNLGYDWKIADNIAISPSVLVNLNTNSTRMTDFNLMATFSNDINAFSFGVSYRAVQNRFDNQELSVSPIVKVRFNKFMIGATYNLGMSDIQTYGGNSFMLGLGYNFDNFINHRGFRY, from the coding sequence ATGAGAAAACTATATGCTATCGTATGTTTAGCTCTTTTGTCGAATGCATACAAAGCACAAGAATCACTACCATACTATCAACAATATCTTTTGGATGGTGAGTTCCTGTTCAACCCTGCACAATACGGTAAAACAGACTACGTACAACTTAACCTAAACTATCAACAACAATTTTCAAAATTCAGCGAGTCTCCAAACGTGCAGTCTGTGGGGATTAATGCTAATATTTTTGACAGAGTAGGAGCGGGTCTTTCCGTTTTCAGAGATAGCAATGGTCCTATTTCAGCTGGAGGTATTACAGCTGGTGCATCTTATTTTATCCCGCTAAGTAGTGAAGGGGAAAGAAAAGATCAGTTTTCTTTTGGTACAAGTGTTAACTTCTACAATATGAATTTTGATTACTCAAAGATCAATACTGAAGATGGTTATGATCCATTGTTACAAGGTAACGAGAGTAATATCTTTATGGCATATGCAAACTTCGGTTTAGCAGCTACTTATAGAGGAATCTTCGGGGGTGTTTCCGTGAACGATATCGCATTAAGCAATGACGAATCTATCGTAAACAATTACGAGCCTTCTCCAATTAAGTTTTTCTTAAACTTAGGATACGACTGGAAGATTGCAGACAATATTGCAATTAGTCCTTCGGTTTTGGTTAACTTAAATACCAATTCTACAAGAATGACAGACTTCAACTTGATGGCTACATTCTCTAACGATATCAATGCATTCTCTTTTGGAGTAAGCTACAGAGCTGTTCAAAACAGATTTGATAATCAGGAATTAAGTGTTTCACCTATCGTAAAAGTAAGATTCAATAAATTTATGATTGGAGCCACTTACAACCTTGGAATGTCTGATATTCAGACATATGGAGGAAACAGCTTTATGTTGGGTCTAGGTTATAACTTCGATAACTTTATTAATCATAGAGGATTTAGATATTAA
- a CDS encoding RluA family pseudouridine synthase — MTEDNEDFLDEEFLDANNSVDIDDENKGLYEHLNITVDGNQEPLRIDKFLFNFRQNSSRNKISQTCRAGNVVVNGNPVKQNYRVKPGDQISVLLTHPPRENTIIPQDIPINIVYEDDDLVVVDKEPGMVVHPGFGNWDKTLVNALAFHFQKNGEKSDLDRVGLVHRIDKDTSGLLVIAKNEYALSFLAKQFFERKTKRLYWAFVWGNVKDDEGTITGHIGRHPKNRMQMHTYVDGSQGKHAVTHYKVLERFKYMTWVECKLETGRTHQIRAHFKHIGHTLFNDERYEGNIALRGVNLPKYKQFIKNVFDVLPRHALHAHTLGFIHPTTKKELYFESPMPQDMTDAVKKWRNYLEN, encoded by the coding sequence ATGACAGAAGATAACGAGGATTTTTTAGACGAAGAATTTTTAGATGCCAATAACAGCGTTGATATTGATGATGAAAATAAAGGGCTTTATGAGCATCTTAATATTACCGTTGATGGTAATCAGGAACCTTTAAGAATAGATAAATTTTTATTTAATTTCAGACAAAATTCTTCAAGAAACAAGATTTCGCAGACTTGCCGTGCCGGAAATGTTGTGGTTAACGGAAATCCTGTAAAGCAAAATTATAGAGTAAAACCGGGAGATCAGATCTCTGTTTTGCTGACCCATCCACCTCGTGAGAATACGATTATTCCACAAGATATTCCTATTAACATAGTATACGAAGATGACGATTTGGTTGTGGTAGATAAAGAACCAGGAATGGTTGTACATCCGGGATTTGGAAACTGGGATAAAACTTTGGTGAATGCTTTAGCTTTTCATTTCCAGAAAAATGGGGAGAAATCAGATCTAGACAGGGTAGGATTGGTTCACAGAATTGATAAAGATACATCAGGACTTTTGGTGATCGCCAAAAATGAATATGCCTTAAGTTTTTTAGCGAAACAATTTTTCGAGAGAAAAACCAAGCGTTTGTATTGGGCATTTGTCTGGGGGAACGTGAAGGATGATGAAGGAACGATTACAGGCCATATCGGAAGGCATCCTAAAAACAGGATGCAGATGCACACTTATGTTGACGGAAGCCAGGGAAAGCATGCCGTTACGCATTATAAAGTTTTAGAGCGTTTCAAATATATGACTTGGGTAGAATGTAAGCTTGAAACCGGAAGAACGCATCAAATTCGAGCGCATTTTAAACATATTGGTCATACACTATTTAATGACGAAAGATATGAAGGGAATATCGCCTTGAGAGGAGTTAATCTTCCTAAGTATAAGCAGTTTATAAAAAATGTATTTGATGTTTTACCTAGACATGCGCTTCACGCCCATACTTTAGGGTTTATACATCCAACCACGAAAAAGGAATTGTATTTTGAGAGCCCAATGCCCCAAGATATGACGGATGCTGTAAAAAAATGGAGAAATTATTTAGAAAACTAA
- a CDS encoding PASTA domain-containing protein, whose translation MLKSLFNWKVLLNLLLAIGIFVGLVWLTFRWLEYHTNHGQEIPVPNVINKSVHDAVKILEDTGLDYEVDSAAYNPKYRPLQVLKVYPSPGSRVKDGRAIQLMVNPKSWAPVAVPDVINKYSGLAFQRLEQVGLKVADTIYEPSIQKDAVLRILFKGNSIKPGTKIPRFSVIDVVVGSGPMRNIAIPNVVGLTVKDAKALIARNLFEVGLVDHEDGGNDDSDIVYYQDPASGDARDQGMQIDLWASKKTPAELRGKIEILNSTYRMKVDTTLPPVRYDEVPNFQDPPPMNDPVPAPVPQKKEAPKTETAKPTGTSAKPATTGDKPKPAASTTTPATDKPKAKKVII comes from the coding sequence ATGCTTAAATCACTTTTCAACTGGAAAGTTTTACTCAATTTATTATTAGCCATCGGTATTTTCGTAGGATTAGTATGGCTTACTTTCCGTTGGTTGGAGTATCACACCAATCATGGGCAGGAAATTCCTGTACCTAATGTCATTAATAAATCTGTACATGACGCAGTAAAAATATTAGAAGATACAGGACTCGACTATGAAGTTGACAGTGCAGCTTATAACCCTAAATACAGACCGCTTCAGGTTTTGAAGGTTTATCCTTCTCCTGGATCACGTGTGAAAGACGGAAGAGCTATTCAGCTGATGGTAAATCCTAAAAGCTGGGCTCCGGTTGCTGTTCCTGATGTTATTAATAAATATTCAGGATTGGCTTTCCAGAGATTAGAGCAGGTCGGTCTTAAGGTTGCAGATACTATTTATGAACCAAGTATTCAGAAAGATGCTGTTTTAAGAATTTTATTTAAAGGAAATTCTATAAAGCCAGGAACTAAAATTCCAAGATTCTCAGTAATTGATGTTGTGGTAGGATCTGGTCCTATGCGAAATATTGCCATTCCTAATGTTGTAGGATTAACAGTAAAAGATGCGAAAGCTTTAATTGCAAGAAATCTTTTTGAAGTAGGTCTTGTAGATCATGAAGATGGTGGAAATGATGATTCAGATATTGTGTATTATCAAGATCCGGCATCAGGAGATGCAAGAGATCAGGGAATGCAGATCGATCTTTGGGCAAGTAAAAAAACACCTGCCGAGTTGCGTGGGAAAATAGAAATACTTAATTCTACTTACCGAATGAAAGTAGATACTACTTTGCCGCCAGTAAGATATGATGAAGTTCCCAATTTCCAGGATCCACCACCAATGAATGATCCTGTTCCGGCTCCTGTACCTCAAAAAAAGGAAGCTCCTAAAACTGAGACAGCAAAACCAACTGGAACTTCAGCAAAACCTGCAACTACAGGCGATAAACCAAAACCTGCTGCATCGACTACAACTCCTGCAACAGATAAGCCTAAAGCTAAAAAGGTAATTATATAA